The sequence below is a genomic window from Lysobacter stagni.
CGCACCGAACTCCTGTTCGTGGGCCGACTGGTCGAAAAGAAAGGGCTGCGCCATCTCATCGATGCGATGCCCGCCATTCTTCGCGCCGAACCCGATGCGCACCTGACCGTCGTGGGGTTCGGGCCGGAAGAGTCCGAGCGTCGCGATCAGGCGCATCGGCTGGGCGTGCAGGAGCGGGTGACCTTCGCCGGCGCCATGCCGCAGGAACGCCTGCCTTCGTTCTACGCACGTGCGGCCGTTCTGGTGGCACCCTTCGTGCGCGCCGCCGATGGCGACCAGGAAGGCCTCGGGCTGGTGGCCATCGAGGCACTGGCGTGTGGCTGCCCTGTGATCCTGGGCGACGTCGGCGCGGTCGCCGATGTACAGGCCGCGATGCCTTCGATGGTGGACGTGATCGAGAGCGAAGCCGACGCCATTGCCAACGCAGTACTGCGCCGCCTGCGCGAGGGCACGCACGCGGCATCGCTGGATGGGCTGAAGCAGGCGTTCGACTGGGAATACGTTGCACGGGACTACGGCGACGGACTTGCACGACTGGCCGAACGCGGACGTGGGCATGACTGACCTGCGCTCGCAGCTGGGTCGCATCGTCCGCAAGTTGCCGCGCGGGCGCCTTGCGCAAGGCACGGTCCTCGCGCTGGGTTGGCAGGTCTGCCGCATGGCAGCGCTGGCCGTGTGGGTCGTGATCGCTGCGCGGACGTTCGGCGTGGACGGATACGGCGTTTTCGCCGGTATCGCCGGGCTTGCCACTGCGGCGGCCGGGTTCTCCGGGCTGGGCACGGGTTATCTGCTGTGCCGTCACGTCGCCATGGCGCCGGACCAGTTCAGCGCGTACTGGAAGAAGGCGTTGCTGGCCTATTCCGGAAGCGGCCTGGTGATGGCGCTGTGCCTGGTCGCTGTCGCCTGCACGATGTTCCCGCAGACGCGCGCGGAGTTTGCGTGGCTGATCGCACTGTCCGAGGTGGCGGCCTATCCGTTCGTCTCGGCGTCCGCCTACGCCTTCGCGGCGCACGAGCGGATCGGCTGGTCGGCCGCGTTGCCTGCGCTCGGTGGGGCGTTGAGGCTGGTTGCGTTGCTGGCGTATCTCGCACTGGGTGCGGGCGATGGACTGGGTTCGTACCTGTGGTTCCATCTGGCGTCGTCCATGCTGGCCGCGATGCTCAGCGTGCTCGCCGTGCGCATGGTGCTCCGCCCTCGGCGCGTGTCCACCGGCCTGTCGTGGAGCGATCTGCGCGAGAGCCTGCCATTCAGCGCGGTCTGGTTCACCGGTATCGCCATGACCTCGTGGGACAAGGCCCTGACCTTGCGACTCGGCGGTGCGGAGGCATCGGGCCTTTACGCCGCTGCCTATCGTTTCGCATCGCTCGTCGCGCTGCCGATGGATTCCCTGGTGATGGCGATGTCGCCGCGCATGTTCCGGCATGGCGGCCTGGGCGGCAGCGACCAGGGACTCATGCGCTATTCGCTGATCGCCATCCTGGGCTTCGGGGTGATCGCGGCCGCGATGGTCTGGTGGATGGCGCCGCTGCTGCCCTGGATGTTGGGCGCGCAGTTCGGATCGTCGGTCGACGTCGTGCGTGGCATCGGTCTGATGATTCCCTTCTACGGGCTGCGCCAGCTGGGTGGCCACGTGCTGGTGACGTACGGACGCCGAGGGGCGCGCATCGCCATCGACGCCTTCGCCCTGGCCCTGATGACGTCACTGGCGCTTTGGCTCATTCCATCGCGTGGCGTCATGGGCGCGGTCACCGTGATCGTCTGCACCGAAGCGTTCCTGGCGATGGTGACGTGGAGCCTGGCGTTGCCTACGCTGCGTCGTGCGGCGTCACGCGACGTGGCGGTCAGTCCGCAGTCCTAGGAACAACACCCGCGCTGGCGATCTCCAGGTACGCCTGCGCCGCGCGGTCGATACCGAACTCCGCCGCACGTGCGCGCAGCTGCGCCGGATCGAAACGCACCTGGCCGGAAAGCGTCCGTTCCAGCGCATCCCGCAGCGCGGTCGCATCGCCGGTGGGAATCAGCTGGCCATGCCTGCCGTTGTCGAGGATCTCGCGCGGACCGTGCGGGCAATCCGTGGAGATCACCTGGATGCCGCAGGCCATGGCTTCCACCAGAACGTTGCCGAAGCCTTCGTAGTCGGAAGGCAGCACCAGCACGTCGCTGGCGGCGAGCCACGGAAAGACGTTCGCGACGAAACCGGTGAGGAAGCACCGCCCCTTCAACGCGGGTTGCGCCAGGCGCTGCACCAGCGCAGCGCGCTGCGGTCCATCACCGACGATCAGCAAACGCGCATCGTGCGAAGGCGGCAACGTTTCGAACGCATCCACCAGCAGGTCGATCCGCTTCTCGGGCGCAAGCCGTCCGGCGAAGACGATCACCGGCCCCGGCCAGGGCAATGCGGGCGCGGCTTCGGCCACGCGCGAAGTGAAGTCATCGCCGATGATCGGGTTGTGGATCACCCGGATGTGCGCGGGATCCAGTCCGGTCTGCGCCGAGACGTCCGAAGCGACCTCCTGCGTGACGGCGACATGGCCATCGGCACGGCCCAGCAGTGCCCGCATGAGTGTGCGCACGACCAGCAGTTTCACGCGCTGCCATCCCGTGGCGCGCTCGATCGGTCCGGACAGCGACAGGTGGTGCGTGGCGATCACGCGCATACGCGGAAAGCACAGGCGCTTGAGCACCACCGCGATGCACGCCACGTCGTTGGAACTGGTGAACAGGCAGTCGGGCCGGGTCTGTCGAAGGAAGCGATACAGGCCAAACGGAAACGCGAAACGTCCCGGCCGGGCGATCTCGATCACCTCGACCGCGTCGGGGAAATCACCAGAGTGGCGATGGAGCACACGTCCGGCCGCGACGACGGTGTCGACACCGCGTGCGGCGAATGCGTGTGCAAGATGGGACTGGACGCGTTCGAGGCCGCCGTTGGACAGGCGGCTCATCACGATCGCGACCTTCATGGCGTACGCGTCGGTGTCCGCGCGGGTGGAACGCACAGGACGTTCTGGTACTCGTGCAGCGTGCCCACCTCGACGGGGTCGGTGGCGCCGGCGATGGTCAGGCGGCGGAACGTGTAACCGTGCGTTGCGAGTTCCTCGAGGATCGCGCTCTGCTCATACCCCGCTGCGCGCGCGGAGGCGGCCTGCACCTCGACGATCAGATGCGGCAGGTAGCGGGAGATGGTTTCGCGCGCACCCACCAGACAGGGCAGCTCCGCGCCTTCGATGTCGATCTTGATCAGATCCAGTCGTTGGACCGGGTTCTGCACGAGGTACGC
It includes:
- a CDS encoding lipopolysaccharide biosynthesis protein; translated protein: MTDLRSQLGRIVRKLPRGRLAQGTVLALGWQVCRMAALAVWVVIAARTFGVDGYGVFAGIAGLATAAAGFSGLGTGYLLCRHVAMAPDQFSAYWKKALLAYSGSGLVMALCLVAVACTMFPQTRAEFAWLIALSEVAAYPFVSASAYAFAAHERIGWSAALPALGGALRLVALLAYLALGAGDGLGSYLWFHLASSMLAAMLSVLAVRMVLRPRRVSTGLSWSDLRESLPFSAVWFTGIAMTSWDKALTLRLGGAEASGLYAAAYRFASLVALPMDSLVMAMSPRMFRHGGLGGSDQGLMRYSLIAILGFGVIAAAMVWWMAPLLPWMLGAQFGSSVDVVRGIGLMIPFYGLRQLGGHVLVTYGRRGARIAIDAFALALMTSLALWLIPSRGVMGAVTVIVCTEAFLAMVTWSLALPTLRRAASRDVAVSPQS
- a CDS encoding glycosyltransferase, whose protein sequence is MKVAIVMSRLSNGGLERVQSHLAHAFAARGVDTVVAAGRVLHRHSGDFPDAVEVIEIARPGRFAFPFGLYRFLRQTRPDCLFTSSNDVACIAVVLKRLCFPRMRVIATHHLSLSGPIERATGWQRVKLLVVRTLMRALLGRADGHVAVTQEVASDVSAQTGLDPAHIRVIHNPIIGDDFTSRVAEAAPALPWPGPVIVFAGRLAPEKRIDLLVDAFETLPPSHDARLLIVGDGPQRAALVQRLAQPALKGRCFLTGFVANVFPWLAASDVLVLPSDYEGFGNVLVEAMACGIQVISTDCPHGPREILDNGRHGQLIPTGDATALRDALERTLSGQVRFDPAQLRARAAEFGIDRAAQAYLEIASAGVVPRTAD